A genome region from Elusimicrobiota bacterium includes the following:
- the pyk gene encoding pyruvate kinase: MVKTKIVCTIGPASDTATVIRKLVFAGMDVARLNFSHGSQTDHKRRIGMIRQLNKTYRRRIRILQDLEGPRIRIGKLKHNIEIKKKDVVYLTNKPARIGKNIIPFDYEGSLNDIKTGSQVFIDDGTITLLVKGRSMDYLKTEVIVPGIIKEHKGINIPGAVLKFPGLSEKDISDIHFGIAQKVDYIAQSFVRNTTDILNVRKVLARHCYTGKLISKIENREGINNIDEIIESSDGIMIARGDMGVSIPIYEIPMVQKEIIKKCNRAGKFVITATQMLESMTDNLRPTRAEVTDIANAVLDGTDYVMLSGETAAGRYPTEAVDMMNKILKFTEKSRIMG, translated from the coding sequence ATGGTTAAAACAAAAATTGTTTGTACAATCGGCCCGGCAAGCGATACTGCTACAGTCATTAGAAAACTGGTATTCGCGGGGATGGACGTTGCGCGCTTGAATTTTTCGCATGGGTCACAAACTGACCATAAACGTCGTATTGGTATGATACGGCAGCTCAACAAAACATACCGGCGTCGTATCAGGATACTGCAAGACCTTGAAGGCCCGCGGATACGAATAGGGAAACTTAAACATAATATTGAGATCAAAAAAAAAGATGTTGTATATCTCACAAATAAACCAGCGCGGATAGGGAAAAATATTATTCCATTCGATTATGAAGGTTCATTGAACGATATTAAAACAGGATCCCAGGTGTTTATCGATGACGGTACTATAACACTTCTTGTGAAAGGCCGTTCTATGGATTACCTGAAGACAGAAGTAATCGTTCCGGGGATTATAAAAGAACATAAAGGGATCAACATCCCTGGTGCTGTGCTGAAATTTCCTGGGTTATCTGAAAAAGACATTTCTGATATCCATTTTGGTATCGCACAAAAAGTTGACTATATTGCACAGTCGTTCGTTAGAAATACAACTGATATACTTAATGTACGGAAAGTACTGGCAAGGCATTGTTATACCGGTAAACTTATCTCAAAAATAGAAAACCGTGAGGGTATTAACAATATCGACGAAATAATTGAATCTTCTGACGGTATTATGATTGCGCGGGGAGACATGGGCGTTTCAATCCCTATTTACGAAATACCTATGGTACAGAAAGAAATTATTAAGAAATGCAATCGCGCGGGTAAGTTTGTAATCACAGCAACACAGATGCTGGAAAGTATGACGGATAACTTACGGCCAACCCGTGCTGAAGTTACCGACATTGCCAATGCTGTGTTGGACGGTACAGATTATGTAATGCTCTCCGGTGAAACCGCTGCGGGCCGCTATCCTACGGAAGCTGTTGATATGATGAACAAAATCCTTAAGTTTACAGAAAAATCAAGAATTATGGGATAG